Below is a genomic region from Pirellulales bacterium.
GGAACGAGTGACAACAGAACCTTCATGCTGGATAAAATATCGCAGCAGTTTCATTTCCAAGGCTGTTAATCGAACGGCCCGTCCATCGATCAGGACTTGATAGCTATCGAAATCCACCACCGCGCGCCCCTGGGCAAAACGGTACATCGAGCCACCCGGTGGTGGCGATTGCACCTGAGCGGCCAAAGTTACGTCAGTCGATCGGGCGTGCCGTTGGCGCGATAACAGATTTCGCGCAACGCTGAGAAGCTCTTCCAGATCAAATGGCTTTTGTAAATAAACATCAGTTCCCACATCGAAGCCGCGGATTCGGTCTTCTGTGAGTGTGCGAGCCGACAGCATCAGGATTGACACATCGCTTCCTTGCTCTCTAAGTATCTTACAAACGTCGTAGCCACTCATTCCCGGCAACATGAGGTCGAGAATAATCAGATCTACTGGAGCTGGATTCTCGTTTAGAAAATTGAGCGCGGAGGGACCGTCGCTCATTGTGGTCACCAAATATCCCTCAGCCTCGAGATTGTAT
It encodes:
- a CDS encoding response regulator transcription factor, with amino-acid sequence MKHILIVEDETHLAIGIKYNLEAEGYLVTTMSDGPSALNFLNENPAPVDLIILDLMLPGMSGYDVCKILREQGSDVSILMLSARTLTEDRIRGFDVGTDVYLQKPFDLEELLSVARNLLSRQRHARSTDVTLAAQVQSPPPGGSMYRFAQGRAVVDFDSYQVLIDGRAVRLTALEMKLLRYFIQHEGSVVTRSELLENVWGMSHSPTTRTVDNFIVNLRKYFEKDPAQPQHFLSVRGAGYRFVSQVSND